GCTCATGAATTAGACTATAAGATCGTATTAATAAGCAAAGATATCATAAATTGGCCATAATTATCATTATGTACCATAGCTACAATGATCGTAACATCTATATAACAGGATATCTGCAAGTGGACCTGGCTGCCTTGGTATTTTACTGATCTTGGGTAGATTTATAATCAGCCTAGGCCCAAGTGCTAGACATCCCTGGCTTTTAACTTGGTAACAAGAAGTTAGATCCAGGTTCAGCTAAGCTAAAAACACACTGAGTTGACAGGAGATATCCAAACACATTTCTTGAGGACAAGGAGGCCAGACTGCATTAAACCAGAAAGACTAAAATGGCTCACATTCTTCTAGAGGGATCAGGACTTAGTCTAAGTTGTTGAATAATTTCTAACTTGGAAGCCAATGTGGTCCCATTTAATCCACCAGAATTCACTTGTTCTTGTAATGTGACAAAGGATGGAGAAAAGGGGTGCTACAATCTTTGGTGCTCAGGCTTCGTTCAAGTCAGCAACAAACTCTCACTTGGTGCTGCATTGTCTCCTTTGTCAACGTATGGTGATAAACAGTATGATGTGGAGCCCAAAATTTATAAGGTATGAATTCATTTCATTGTATATGAAGTTGTTTTTTTTATGTAAATTGGAATATAGTTAAATATTTGTTTCTCCTTTTTAGCTTAACATACACAACATGTATATGCGGTGTAGTAACTTGAACTTAATTACCTGATGACAAAGTACCTTTGACTAGTTATACTCAAAACCTGTGAGATTTCACTATGAGAACAAACAAATTTCTAAGTACCTTTGCTACAAGAGCCTGTATCATGCTAGATCCTACCTAGTTCCAATCCATACCAATAGGCCTATGGGTAGGGTATGCATCCAAAATAGACGCATCATGAGGATGTATTGGATACCAGCGATTTTGGTTTCAATTCTGCCCTTATCTCTGATTTTGACTAGCTTTCATCCCAAGTTCAATCCtagttaataaaaaaaaggagccaTCATAAATTTGAAGTCTGAATTTTGATATAGAAAATGCGAACTTGActtgatccaattaggactggCAAATGAGCAAGTTGCTCGGTCGCTAGCTTGAGTTTGGCTCAAAATTTGGTTCGAGTTCGATTTTCTTCATTAAAATGTTATGGCGTCTTTTATTTAGAGGATAGATTCGCATGCTAGCTCGAGCTCAATCCGAATATAAAATGTTATGGCATCTTTTATCTAGAGGATAGGTTGCTAAAAGAGACTCTCCTCTCGGGCCCTCGACCTGGGGGCTATAAGGCTTATAGGGGGCAGAGGTGTTGGTACACAGATAGGGTTCACCTATCCTAGAGTTTTTGGGATTGCATCTTTTCTATTTTGGGGCTTTTGACTGCTTGTAAGATTTGAGGCTTCTGTATTAGCGTTTTCGCGTCTCCTCTTTGTACTTTCTCCACCATTAGTGAAGTCTTCTGGATCATCCTTGCCCATGGATGTAAGCCATAGGCTGAAACATGTAAATCTATTTGTTCTTCTCCCTCCTTATTTGCCTTGCTATCTCTTGATCTAGTTTCTTTGCACCATATAAAACAAGCCAAGTTAGAGCTAGGCTTGGCTTGGCTCCTCTTCAGCTCATTTTCCCTTCGACCCAATCATGTTATACATTAAGATATggatttattttttatgaaCCCAAGCCAACCTGGATTAAGACTTGATATTCCTTTACCAAGTATAGTAATACATAATTTTACACAGAAAATTTATTAACTATACTTTGAATCTATGCTATTCATGGATTTTTTGAAGGCATGAATTAAATAGTACTTACTAAATGGTCTTACTTGCTTGACATGAACCTTGACTCGATATCTATATCCCAAAAACCTGGTGATTATGGGGCGAAGTTATAGATCTATATCTATATCCCAACACATAGACCTGATGAATCTTATGGAATCTTGCCAACCTAGACATGAGCTAGGCCCGTTCCTTGAATAGGAAGGGTTTGGATCAAAATTTAGACCTGCACATCCTATGGGTCTAGGTCTCAATTGGGAGTTAGCATGTCCAAATCCAGCCAGATATCACTAGTACCAAACCTCACGTAAGCTTCCAATTATGACTTAGTGGCTCAACAATATTTGTAAGTTGCAATTAATACAATTGCTGAAGATTCCTTGGGAGGAGTTGCTTATAGAACCTCCTCATAGGTGGGCAGGGGGCTTGCCATGGGGCTAGGGCCCTCTTGGCCAGTCATTAGAATATAATTCTCATCTTCATTATCTGGCTTTTTTGAGAAATTGGTGAATCTATAAATGTGTTTTCTTCAAAAGGTAaaaagagggggagggagaaagACTTACTCGAGGTTACTATATAAGTCCTATACTGCTAGTACTTGGACTTGCTCCACCAAGGATCTAAAGAGAGGAGGGCTTAATAGCTAGGGCATTGCCCAATTCATTGATCTGCAGAATAAATTGTTGTTAAGCCTGAAATTACTCTAAAACTTAATACTTTCTTCTCTAAATCCTTGACAGGACCATTTGAAAAGGCAATGGTGGTTTTCATTGAATGATGAATTGGTTGGGTACTGGCCACTGTCCCTCATTCCTCGACTTTGTTTTGCCCAACAAGTTCAGTGGCTCGGGAAAGTTTGTGACACAGAATGGAGAGGTTATCATACCACCACCCAGATGGGAAGCGGCTTTTTTCCTAGTGATGGTTATCGCAaatcatcatttttcagcaacgTTTCTGTAATGGTTAATTCCACAGGCGCCACCTTTTTGGCTCCAAATAATTTGAGCTACACCGCATCACTGCCTAGTTGTTATGATGTGAAAGAGTGGGAACAGGGCTCCAAATTTTTCTATGGTGGACCTGGAGGCCCGTGCTGTGATGGGCGTTGCTGATGTGCGGTCCCTTCAACAGATGATTGGCAACCCATTGTATTGAATATGTAATACCATTGAATCAATACAAACGAGTTGTATTTCTATAAATCCtctaaataatgtttttctcgcATGCTTATTCCTTGGAAATGAAAAACATCTTCTAGATCTGTGCCTGTTGAAGATCATTAGAATTAATTGTATGGATACCTCTTGTTAGAATCTTTCTTTGGATAACAATTTCATGATTGAAGACTGAATGACTTATAATCCTGCTAGGGAGAATGATCATTTACAGGCTATGATATGTGTGTATAATAAGATCTTGAAGAGTTCTGTTGGATGTGAACGATAACCTGTGGCACCACGGGGCCACCTGTTCCTCTCAACCTCATCTCTGGCACCACTGTAAGGCCACCTCTCCTACTCCTCATCATTGTCACCTGCAAGCAACCACCAAGCAACTTCTCCTCTACTAGCTTTTACACCGTTCGTTATGTTTTTCCTAATTCATGGTATTTAATTGCTGTTGAGAAATAGTTGATACTCTATAGCATGTTAATGTGTCGAGTTTATTTTAGTTTCCAGCTCAATGTATTGATTTTTGTGTATATTTCTTAGAATTTTTAATCATTCATTATTGAAAAAAATGTGGTGATTTAATGCTTGTCAGCGTATTGTTATTTCTGCCGTTCTACATCATATGCACATAATTTTATAGGCTATTAAGCAtttcataatatattttttagttaTTAGTTTATTATCGAGTCTTGATGTTTAAGATGTTCTTGGCCAAGTCTTCAAGTCGTCTCAACTCGGTTGACTTTTGAGCCAAGTCAAGTTTTTGtatttttgaattatatgttAGACCATTATAACAGGAAGCACTGTTATCATGTTAAATTCAagctttttctaattttaataaTAAACTAATAGCTTTTATGGTGACTGCTGTTACTTGTTGTAATGGAAAATAATGAAGAATGATGATATTAAATGATAACGCCATTGTTCGGTGTTCACTGGATATACTGTAAATTTTGAATCAACATATGAATATTTGTTTTGAAGATATAATTTTAACCCAGTTATTTTTGAAAATGCGAAATAAAATGGATTCTCAGAGGCCTTGGAATAATTTCTATGTCAACTTATTCAGTATAAAGATCTCACTAGATTTGCATCCTTGGTCATAGACCAATAAAGAATAAATGCTCTTAGGGAGCCCATAATAATTTTTCACTCTAACACATTCGGTGGAGAGACTGCAAGCTCTTTGCAATCTGGTAATAAAACAGGTAAGGTGAAAGCTCATCTTATGAGGCtataaatatttttctcttcAAGCTAGACCTCATTTCGGGACTGCATGTCTTAGGCACCCGTAATTTACCCTAATGAATTCCTGTGGTTCtttgaataaattttgattgaaaaCTTTATTTCATAGAGACTGCAATAAATTAGTTGCAGTCTTCATGGAccaataaataattaattagtTTGTTGACCTCACAGTAACTTATTTTTCAACATCTCTCTCATATGGGGTCAGAATGCATCTTTGCAATCTCAGGGATCGATATGTAATATATAAATCCTCAGGAATCTGTGagcatatttttttctctcaacTCATTCCACAAAGATTGCAGAGCATGCAAATGATCTGCAGCCTCTTTGTGTAATGTGGTTCCTTGGGACTTGTAAATAATTAAAGCTCCACTTATGAACTTGCATATAAATTTTCCTTCCACAtatcttccttcctctctttgtACTCCGATCTCTCCTACTCTGATTCTAATGCTTAGAATCTACATCTCTTTCAAGCTGTACTCTTGGTCTTCATGCTGACTTTCTCTGGAACCatttactagaagtgattactGAATTCATGAATCCATTTCTCTGGTGCAGGCTTTAATCTATACTTTTGACTCGGTGCAAAGATCCATTGTCGCTCGGTACAACTAATAACTTGTCGAATCGCCTAGTAGATGATTTCAAATGCCTTGAGCTATTTTTGGGTCAAAATACTACGACAAAAGCCAGTGGCTAAATGAGTTTTTCATTTCATGACAATTCCATAGCTCACAACATTTAAGCTTTGGATATAAGACTCTACAAACCTTCTTGCACTTACATAACCACTGAAACTTCCAAGGATAAAGAAGATAAGTCAAGCTGTACCAAAAACCCAAGCTAAACTTTAGAAGAATGATTCTAGGAGGTGCTAGTTTGGTGTTCACAAAAATTAAGTTCTACGTGGCATGAGAGGGTTAGTCTAGCTCGAAGAAATTGGTGCGAGACACATGAGGTGGATGAATACTAACttaccaaaagtattttcccGCATAAAATTCTCATCACTTGTATTCATTCCCTGGTTGTTGTAACAACATGCTCATAACTAATAACCATCGGAAGAAAGTTTATAAATTAATACCGAGTCCTCTCACGTTAAATGTATGGGAGAATAAGAACAACTCAATTCTCTGATATTTTTAGGATCATGTTATCGTACTGCATTAAATATCTGAGAATAAAACTTCATGAGCCTCATGCCAAGTATGTTCATAAAATTTATCTTTTCTGGGCGCACTTCTCTGGATAGTTCTGCTCCCCATGCTCTTTCTTTCCTCTATACATATTCTTTGGGTGAGGATGAATCCTCTAGCTCTCATTTGAGGCCATTTTGGGTTTGTTTATCTTCTGACTCCAAAGGATCTGTTTTTAAGTTTTCCGGGTTACTTCTTGATCATGAATACAGGTAAGAGTTTTTACCATTAGCATCGTGACAAGAAGAAATTCCATGGAAATTTTTTACCACTTTCCCTGTAGTAAGAGTTGCTTTGGGCTTCTGGTATTGGGTCTATCCGTGTTCGGAGTGGTGGGAGCAGGGACTAGAATTCCAGCAGAAGCTGAAATAGAGGGACTTCTGAAAAAACTCAACAAGCCATCAGTAAAGACCATACAGGTCGTTGCTAattttagtttctttctttatgAAAGTATTAAAAAGATCTACATTCAGCAAATATGGCATTGATGATGTTGCTAAACGGAAAAAATATAAACTTCGAGGTGTTGCAGAGTGAAGATGGCGACGTCGTTGACTGTGTTGACATTTACAAGCAACCTGCCTTCGATCATCCTCTACTAAAGAACCATACTATCATGGTTAGGTTTTTATCTTGTCTAGTTTCCATCATGCAATCTTCTTGTCCTGAGGATGACAATGGGAGCACCGGCAGTCATTTCCTTAAGAAATGATGGGAGAATTACCCAAGTAAAATACTTATAATTGTACCTCCCAAAGAACCTTAATCTCCTCCAGTTGGAGGGTTGCAACCACTTCTCTATAGTCTAACCTGCGATTGTGTTGCTGTTTGGATTGTAATCATCTGTTATATTTCCTGAAAAACAAAAATGAATCATTTGTGCATAGATGAGGCCGAGTTTTTTACCCAAGGTGAAGAAAGATAACTTTTCCTTGGAAGCAACCGGCCAACAAATATGGCAGAGGAGAGGAAGCTGCCCAAGTGGAACAATTCCCATTCAGAGAATCCGaaagagagaccttctgaaagCTGGATCCTTCGGACATGGTGGTTTGAGCACTTACGAGCCACAGAATTGTACAGTACAAGTGAGTCAAAACTTTGGTTTCAATAGTTTATCACTTGAGGATCAAGGTATGATGAATACTTCAACGTTTTCGTCTGCATTCTTAGACTGCTGGAGCAACGGAGAGTGAGCTACAGCCATATTATGGAGTCAAAGCATATATTAGCGTTTGGGATCTGCTTGTTGTGAGTGGAGAATGGAGCTTGAACTCAGTTGCAGCAGTAAATCATGGGAGCTTGGTCGAAGCTGGATGGGGAGTGAGTCTTAGAAGCTTGGATTTTGCTGCTCTCACTGATTTTGCGTTTAGAACCTTAGTACATTTCCTTTAATGAGAAAGGCTCATCTTGGTCTTCAATTTAATGCATTTCAGGTTTGTCCAACCTTGTTTTTGGGCCCTGAGGCAAGACTTTTTGCCAATTGGAGGGTAAGAATTTTTTCTGCTCTTTCATTGCTCTTTCCCTCATTTAAGAATATATTTATACACACTATAGACACATGGAATGTGAATGCGAGATGCTTTCATTTAAACCAACTTCCTAGCAATTGGTGCATGTCAAAATTGCAAAGGATCCACACTGATAACTTCTACTTATAGTGCAATGGTGATCATTTTACTTGCTGCAATGATGATCATGGCGTCATTTATATACTGGATGGCTGCAAATGGCCCAGGCTGCCCCCAGTATCTTTTTGAACTCAGGCACCTCTCAATCAGCCAGAAACCACTGAGTTAAATGTTACATCAAATTAGACCCAACCTTAGGTAAGCTGAAAGCATACTGGTTTGCAAAAAATTATCCAAACACACTGGTTGAGAGCAAGGATCGAGGAGCAGACCCAATTAAACCAGAGAGAGTTTGGCTAGAATGACCTATTGTCCTTCTAGAGAGATCAGGACTTGGTGCCAGTTGTTTTCCTGCTCTGAAAGTCCCCAGTGATCTCTTTTAATCCATTATAACTCAATTTGTTTTGTAATGCGGCCAAGGATGGAGAAAACGGGTGCTACAATCACTGGTGCCCCGGCTTCGTCCAAATCAGCAACAAAGTCATGCTTGGCGCTGCTTTAGCTCCTTTGTCAACTTACGGTGGCAAGCAGTATGACGTGGAGCCCATAATTTATAAGGTATAAACTGATAATTTCATTCGTTATGAACTTGTAATGTTTAATCTGAATCGCAAtccatgaatatatatatatatatatatatatatatatatatatatatatatatatatatatatatatatatatatatatatattcatgtttTAACTTAACATGCATGGTGTGCACCCGTAGATTATTCGactcaactaagccttaatccAAAACTAGTTCCAACTCAGCCAGCCACTACAACCAGGAATaagtttaaaatgaattcaatattAATTCATGACAAAAGTAATCCTGCTGAGTTTGGGTCTAGAAAAAGTTCACCCTATCTTGTTACAATTTAGATGAtaatgtgctgatttttgcGGACCAAGAAGATCTGGAATAGTGTTCTACAAAATAAATCTTGTGTGAGGCATGATATTAGTCTATTATGTCTAACTTTCTCGTTCTAAAACCTTGGCAGGACGATATCCAACAAAGTTGGTGGTTCTTACTTTCTGATGAAATAGTTGGGTATTGGCCAATGTCCATAGTCCCTAATCTTCCTTCTGCCAAACAAGTTGAATGGCTAGGGAAAGTCTGTGACACGGAAACCAGAGGCTATCACACCACCACACAGATGGGGAACGGCCATTTTCCCAGCGAAGGCCATCTGAAATCATCATTCTTCAGGGACATGTTTATGAAGACTAAACACGCGGACTTCGATTATCCATTGCATTTGGAGTATACCAAAATTCGTCATTGTTATGATGTGGAGCAGGATGAATACGCAGTGCATTTATATTACGGCGGACCAGGTGGTCCATGCTGCGATGGACGCTGCAGCTGATGTGTTAAGGGCACTTACTATGAATTGTTTGCAagcaaatatattaaaaaacttTGTTACATAAAGCCTATAAACTTGTTtacatgcatatatttaaaaggAGGGGCTAAGGCTCCACCGAAACTTATTAATTGATGGCTCTAGGAAGGAGATACAATGCAATCCAAAAGAGTCATCTAACAATTTTATACTAAGCACTAACATTATGTAAGAGGGCAACGGAGAAGAAGCATTTGACAAACTCTTAAGATACCGATTCTTTCTCCAACTTAATCGCAGATCTCTGATAATTGTTCTTGGTTTTCAAGCTAATTAATTTTACAACCCAAGACCGCATCTAGAAAGGAAAGCTGCAAGATATTATATGAACTTCTTGACCATATATAAGTATATATCCAAGATCTATATAGTATGTAGTAAATGAAAGACTAAATATATGCCCACATAGGTCTTTGCATACATTCTCCGTTTTAAGTGTTGGCATCGTTGCTAGGCTAAAAGTATACATTCATTCAAATTCAATTATGAGGATCACAAATTTAATTATAAATGCCATGATCAGCCTATAGCAACTCAAATGTGACTGTGTTGTAATATCCTCTAGTCCACATGTACTATTAGCTAGGTCTGCTCTTCTATTATTATAACAActtaggatctcacccaaaaaagcCAGCTGAAacatattatttgaatttcttagtttgcataagtatctaagatctgCTCAATTTATAGCCgatataggactaaatacatacaTGTGTCCTTAAAAATTTGTTCAATTTGGGCCATGTAAGTGATCATGCATGGCGTAGCTTAGGTTGTAGAAAGTCCCATGATTAGCATAGTGTTGGAATCCAGTTGAtttatctttcctttttcttttcttgttttttgacACTAAGATTGAGAAAACccttatatacatacatacatacatacatacatatacgtgGCAATGCAGATGAGCGAGGAACACAAGGCTATGAATTTGCCATAGGGAAAGCATATTTTTGGAGTGCACATCAATCCAAACACCAACTATTGTTTCATTGCTGCACTCATATTGATTCTTCATGAGATATATCGCGATGAAGATATTGACATTGAAGATGCAATTGCAGATACAATCAGTGGAGTTTATACGCGACGGAAATTTGCGGTCAGCTAGGCATTTGTTAGCCTTGATGTTTGTTTAAATTTAAGAAAAGAGATTGTAATTTACAACCTAAAATCTAGGGAAGCTTGCAAGCCATTGTAGGCTACCCTCCAAATGAGTGTAACTTATCGAGTGCAGTCCAAGTTGCATCTACTCATGAACCATTCATTTAAATGGGTCAGGATTCTCTCTACTTCAAAGGTAGAATTGGATAGGTCTAGTCCTAAACATACCATGACTGTATAGGCCCTATGTTATAAATGGGACAACGCGTTGCAATCCCAACAAAATCTTAACAACTACAAGGCATCACATAAATCAGGTCGTCCATGATCGCAAGACAGGTCCTCTCCACCGAACATCACTTAAAATCACAACCTCAACCAGGCCTAGCCTTCCACATCTACTTCCATACTAATTAGCCTTCCCTGAAACCTTGCTTAGGCCCTTGAACTGATGACACATGAAGCCCATGCCTGGCAATTTaagctcctctttctctttttcatgCTTGATGCATTCATACCACCTCTTCGCTCCCCAGTGGAAAACACCGTTTGGATGTCAGACTAAGATATTGGCTGCATACATTAACTCAAGCTAGTGAGAAAGGAGTGCAGAGAAAGATGCAATCGAACTTCTGAGGAAGCATTGATTGACATATATCCTTGTTTGAACTTCTGGGGTCGAAGTGTTTCTCCCAAAAAAAGATGAAGGGGTTTCTGATATGACCGGAGCGGAGAAAGAATTTTCTCAACCCATCGAACTCGAATCCCtcaaaaattatggaaaaaGATTGGtgaaaatagaatttatattcctttttctttcattgatgatttatAAATAAACTGTGATACATAATCTTTATTTATAATAGTAAGGTGAGGTATGCCCTTGCAAAAATCGAGTTCGATTTTTCTCTTAgttcaaattttatttatttataatgggAGTTACCTCCTAGCCAAAATCCTACAAGAGAAATATCTCGAAAAAGTGACCTGGATAGGTTATCTCCAAAATCCTATAAGATTTTTCCACTTTTGgtacagaattttttgaaattaaaaaattaatttagttTTGATTTAAGTTAAAAGCAACTTAAACTAAATCAATCTGTATATGTACAATTCAACTTGGAATAGACGAGCCAGCCTGACATACCAGTCTCCCTCTAGCTACCAAGGTTGGTGATAGGACTTGGGAGGATCTTCTCTTAAAATGAGAAAGTATCATAGAAATAGTCGATATGGGGCTAAATGAAACTAGCACCCTTCGACCATTTTAATCCCAACATTATCAATAGTTATGGGACCACAACTCGATATATATACGAAGCCTTTAAGGCTTTAAACGTAGCTAATGCTCTTGCCTATTCTACCATTGCTATTtccatctcctctcctcctcgcaGCAGCAGAGAACTTCTTCTCGTCGTCGagctggagagagagagatcaataGTCAATTAGTTGGTCTTTCTTTCTCTACTATGTGGTCGAGATGGCATCGACTTCTAGGGTTTTCTTTACTGTTGCTGTCGTGGCTTTTctcttcaccatcatcttctCAGCTGTCCAAGCCTAGGCCTCAACACTAACTAGCAATGGTAAAATCTAGTCCAATGGCACATCGATAGCAAAGCAACTCCCCTAttttcctctcctctccctATTTCACCCTTGCTTGCCTATTCTAGTTCCAACCACACCGAACTCTTAATGTAACTGGATGTTGGATCGGCCCTACCCTTTATCCATCAACAGATCTAGCTAGCCTGTTAGCCTAGGTAATCGAAAGGTAGCCAACTTTCTCTCTGTTTTGCTCCTCATCGCCTATGTGCGGCCTTGGTACGTCAACACTTTCAAGCCCCACCACCACCATGATCATTGAATTCCCTAGAATTGGTGAAGCTACTagacttctcttctccctctttccactctttctctctctctcccttcctcttttcttcttccaatcTGATAAACCGAACCGAACTGTACCAAAATTTTTTAGTCGGTTTGAACTAGATTTCATTTTAGATTGGTTTAGTTTGAATTTCATATTGAGGAAACCAATTTAAGTCGGTTTGGTTTCAAAAATACTTCTGAACTGATCCAATCCGAATTGTGTACATCCCTAACCCAAACAATAGAACTTGGGCCTGATTGCTAGCTGCAACGCATCCTTCAAGAGTGGTGCCATGTCATAAAGTTTGAAATATTATtttacttgaaagaaaaaaaagattatctCAACTAGGCATCGTGCGtatgtatataaatataaaagttGTCATTTTCGAAAGTTTGATTTGTAATTCGGTTTCTTAAtatgataaattttaattttgaatcTTGTCTAGCTCTATTCGTAGTGATCAAAGTTCACATAGGATCCTCTTGAATGCCTCTCTTTACACTTCTTCCAACAGCACTTGCTTTGTCGTTGGATAGCTAAACCCGACATCCAACCAGGGCGTGCATGGAAACCAAATACATGtatagtatatatatatttatttattttgaagaCTGATGTGAATTTAAATGTTAATTATGCGCTATTTCTCACTCGACGGTTATATACCTTCACGTGTTCATTGAAGAACCCGTGCGAATTGTATGATTTACGTAACTTTTTCCATCTTGGAATAGAGTACGAAGAGAAAGTTGACGAGGAATTCTTCGGTCCAGGCGGAAGCGAAAGCTCGCTCCAGCTAGGAGGCCACAGGGGAGAGGAGAGAGTATATGGATGTTTCTCGGGCCCTCTTTCATTCAAATAGCTAAGAGTGCACGGCTATTAATAAACATCTCCGGAACGAGCCAAGGTAGAAGATAACAACCGATGGAAATCGAATTGGCTCTTGCCAATCTCCTTTGAATGGCTCAGGGCGCCGGCCATTTGGACTTCAAATCATAGCTATCCCTCAGAACTAGAGTTCATCAAAGTTTAGATCCTTTTAGCGACTGTAGCTGAAAACCTGGAGAAGAGATTCCACGTGACAAAACTAACTTGATGGAATAGCAGCAGTCCATTCGAGGACATCATTAGTTTGACACTCAACCTGAACCAAGAGAAATCAGTGGGATGCTTAATATTCCTTGATTTTGGTAGGACGTCTAATATTCCTTAATGATGACTTGGATTATAGATGACTAGATTAGCATCTTTTTGCTACGCAGGGAAGAATTGGCGTCGCGCGTATAGAAATATCTACATGGTATCACTATGagaagaaaaatatatcatcatCAAATCAAGAATATAATATTTATCATAACAAGTTCCTTCAATTCTATCGTGACAAATATCAATGACATTTGTCCAGTTAACACAGAATTTTGCACCACGCCACATGTTTTTTCTTGGGAATCAGATGGGCCAACAAGCTTCCTTGTAATATTCTATGGTTTGAATTCCTACCCAAAAGGAAGGTCGACCATAACGAGGGGGATACCTGCTTATAAATAGACCAGATATCCAAGAACCAGAACAacgagaagaaaggaaagacagTAGAGAGATTGAAGAAGAAGGTAGAGTTTCCATTTTTGGCAGGAAATGGATGCATCAAGCGGAAGCACTTCGCCGTTGGCCGTCATCGGCCCTCAATTCTGTGCTTCCCACCCTGTTCAGCTCATCTTTAAGAAGAAGATCCGCGGTGTGAAGCGTAGATCCTTCACTGCAACTGATGCCTCGGCTGGCAACGTCATCTACGAGACCAAAAGCCCATGGTCCAACCTTAGGAAAAGGAGCACATTGTTCGATGTTGCTTCCGGAAATCCCCTCGTTTCCATTCAAAAGAAGGTTTGCCTTGCCTCTCAGGCCTCTCTCTCACACGCTCGCATTTCCAAATTTGATATCATGTTTTTttctgaagaagaggatagcatgttagtaatttaagaTGCCATAAGAACAGCTTTTAATTCTGTTGGCAAGTTTAATTGTGAAGAAACTGTACCCTCCCaccaaataataataacaataataataataaaactttACCGtgcatcctctttttttttttggtgaatcaagtaaattaaattaaacgaGCATAAATACATATGTGAGAATCAGCAAACAAAATATTTAGCCTTTATATACATTCTTCGTCCTATAGTAATTTAAGCCTTGTAGTTTGGTGGCTAGT
The Phoenix dactylifera cultivar Barhee BC4 chromosome 3, palm_55x_up_171113_PBpolish2nd_filt_p, whole genome shotgun sequence DNA segment above includes these coding regions:
- the LOC103702215 gene encoding uncharacterized protein LOC103702215 → MNTGTRIPAEAEIEGLLKKLNKPSVKTIQSEDGDVVDCVDIYKQPAFDHPLLKNHTIMVRFLSCLMRPSFLPKVKKDNFSLEATGQQIWQRRGSCPSGTIPIQRIRKRDLLKAGSFGHGGLSTYEPQNCTVQTAGATESELQPYYGVKAYISVWDLLVVSGEWSLNSVAAVNHGSLVEAGWGNLSTFPLMRKAHLGLQFNAFQDDIQQSWWFLLSDEIVGYWPMSIVPNLPSAKQVEWLGKVCDTETRGYHTTTQMGNGHFPSEGHLKSSFFRDMFMKTKHADFDYPLHLEYTKIRHCYDVEQDEYAVHLYYGGPGGPCCDGRCS